The Lycium barbarum isolate Lr01 chromosome 12, ASM1917538v2, whole genome shotgun sequence genome includes a region encoding these proteins:
- the LOC132622838 gene encoding ARF guanine-nucleotide exchange factor GNOM-like: protein MGCLNQQSEVNTPISEPNGYTIKPSIGALECMVNSEIGAVLAVMRRNVRWGFRYAAEDDQLEYSLIQSFKELRKKIFSWRHEWNRVDPLLYLQPFLDVIQSDETGAPITGVALSSVYKFLTLGIIESANMNVDKALHQIVDAVTSCRFEVTDPASEEVVLMKILQILLACMKSKASKNLTNHHVCNIVNTCFRLVHQASAKSELLQRIARHTMHELVRCIFFHLPDIESSVRSGPEAGKKQDDNGCVSVESTGNSPSAAITSNVTSVTLVGVGDETTDEKTRKRDIACNGENSMMDPYGVPCMVEIFHFLCSLLNVMESIEISSRSNPIAYEEDVPLFALGLINSAIELGGASFGNHPELLALIQEELFHNLMRFGLSMSPLILSTVCSIVLNLYHHMRSKLKLQLEAFFSGVLLRIAQSKHGASYQLQEVAMETLVDFCRQHMFVVEMYANYDCDISCSNIFEELANLLSKSTFPVNSPVSALNTLALEGLIAMIQGMAERIGQDSLISDQGSFNLDEYRPFWIEMCKDYNDPDQWVPFVHKMKQIKKKLLVGVDHFNRDPKKGMEFLQAVHLLPDKLDPNSVACFFRFTNGLDKNLVGDFLGSHEEFYIQVLHEFARTFDFRDMNLDTALRIFLETFRLPGESQKIHRVLEAFSERYYEQSPDVLVNKDAALVLSYSLIMLNTDQHNTQVKKKMTEEDFIRNNRRINGGNDLPREFLSELFHSICENEIRISSDRVADTPLLAPSHWIGLVHKSKQTSPFIICDHGTYLDYDMFSVLSGQTIASISVVLDHGEQEDVWQTCIDGFLAIAKISASYSFDDVLDDLVVSLCKFTTLLLPSYTDEFIVTFAQDNKARLATLAVFTIANKYGDHIRSGWKNIVDCILSLHKFGLLPTRLFSDAADDVESTSGADKSKPAAVSPSAPHVPSLAPSRKSSGLMGRFSQLLYLDAEEPAPQPNEKQLAARQQTLQTIQNCHIDNIFAESKFLQAESLSQLVRALVMAAGRPHKGNISLEDEETAVFCLELLIAITINNRDRIMLLWQVVYEHIASVVQSTTMPCTLVEKAVFGLLRICQRLLPYKENLTDELLKSLQLVLKLDARVADAFLEQITQEVMHLVKANAMQIRSHMGWRTIISLLSITARHPEASEAGFETLSFIMADGSHLLPANYILCLNAASHFADSRIGNVDQALRSLDLMAGSLVCLVRWSHKTKDALGEEAAIKMSQDITEMWLRLVQGLRKFCLDSREEVRGHAILMLQRCLTGVEGIHISTDLWLQCFDQIIFTMLDEFLELAPQGSIKDYRSIEGAIFLSLKLMFKVFLQSLQHLLQLASFCKLWLGLLDHTERCMKMKFKGRRSEKIPELVPELLKNTLLVMKTSGILVPSDPVGGDSFWQLTWLHVHKICPSLQSEVFPSSELEQLQKQHVQAGCSPLSEGNVLVSPS from the exons ATGGGGTGCCTTAATCAGCAGAGTGAAGTCAATACTCCAATTTCAGAACCCAACGGTTATACTATAAAGCCTTCTATAGGTGCCTTAGAATGTATGGTAAATTCAGAAATTGGTGCTGTTTTAGCCGTGATGAGGAGAAATGTTAGGTGGGGATTTCGTTATGCTGCTGAAGATGATCAACTAGAGTATTCTCTCATCCAATCTTTCAAGGAATTAAGGAAAAAGATATTCTCATGGCGACACGAGTGGAACCGTGTTGATCCACTTCTATACCTTCAGCCCTTCTTGGATGTGATTCAATCTGATGAGACTGGTGCACCAATAACTGGTGTTGCATTGTCATCTGTTTACAAGTTCTTGACTCTAGGAATAATTGAATCAGCTAACATGAATGTGGACAAAGCTTTGCATCAGATAGTTGACGCCGTGACAAGCTGCCGCTTTGAAGTGACTGATCCTGCCTCTGAGGAAGTGGTGCTGATGAAGATACTTCAAATTCTACTGGCTTGTATGAAAAGTAAGGCATCAAAGAATTTGACCAACCATCATGTATGCAACATAGTAAACACTTGCTTCAGATTGGTTCATCAAGCAAGTGCTAAAAGTGAACTGTTGCAGAGAATCGCACGCCACACGATGCATGAATTGGTTAGATGTATCTTCTTTCACCTGCCTGACATTGAAAGCAGTGTGCGTTCTGGCCCAGAG GCTGGCAAGAAACAAGACGACAATGGATGTGTTAGTGTAGAATCCACGGGCAACTCGCCATCTGCTGCTATTACTTCAAATGTAACCTCAGTAACTTTGGTGGGCGTAGGGGATGAAACAACAGATGAGAAAACTAGAAAAAGGGATATCGCTTGTAATGGAGAAAACTCAATGATGGATCCTTATGGGGTCCCCTGCATGGTGGAGATATTTCATTTCCTATGTTCTCTTCTGAATGTGATGGAGTCCATTGAAATCAGTTCAAGATCCAACCCTATAGCGTATGAAGAAGACGTCCCACTATTTGCTCTGGGTTTAATTAATTCAGCCATAGAACTAGGTGGTGCTTCTTTTGGAAATCATCCCGAGTTATTGGCTCTGATACAGGAGGAATTGTTCCACAATCTGATGCGTTTTGGCTTGTCAATGAGTCCTTTAATTCTTTCGACAGTTTGTAGCATTGTTCTGAATTTGTATCATCATATGCGTTCTAAGTTAAAGCTACAGCTTGAAGCCTTTTTCTCTGGTGTTTTACTGAGGATTGCCCAGAGCAAGCATGGAGCATCTTATCAACTTCAGGAGGTTGCCATGGAAACACTTGTTGACTTTTGCAGACAGCATATGTTCGTGGTAGAAATgtatgcaaattatgattgtgaCATATCCTGCAGCAATATTTTTGAAGAACTTGCCAACCTGTTATCAAAAAGCACCTTTCCAGTTAACAGCCCAGTTTCAGCTCTAAATACTCTCGCCCTGGAAGGTCTAATTGCTATGATTCAAGGTATGGCCGAGAGAATAGGCCAGGATTCATTAATTTCAGATCAAGGTTCATTTAATCTCGATGAATATAGACCATTTTGGATAGAAATGTGCAAGGACTACAACGATCCTGATCAGTGGGTTCCTTTTGTCCATAAGATGAagcaaataaagaaaaagttgttgGTTGGAGTTGATCACTTTAACCGTGATCCAAAGAAGGGTATGGAATTTCTCCAAGCAGTGCATCTGTTACCTGATAAACTTGACCCAAACAGTGTAGCATGTTTCTTTAGATTTACAAATGGCTTGGATAAGAATCTTGTTGGGGATTTCTTGGGAAGTCATGAAGAGTTCTATATTCAAGTGCTTCATGAATTTGCAAGGACATTTGATTTTCGGGATATGAACCTGGACACTGCCTTGCGAATCTTTTTGGAGACGTTCAGATTGCCTGGAGAATCACAGAAAATACACAGGGTGCTTGAAGCGTTCTCTGAAAGATATTATGAGCAGTCACCTGACGTTCTGGTTAACAAAGATGCTGCACTCGTGTTATCATATTCACTTATCATGCTGAACACGGATCAACACAATACACAGGTCAAGAAGAAGATGACGGAGGAAGATTTCATCCGCAACAACCGGAGAATAAATGGAGGAAATGACCTCCCTCGAGAATTTTTGTCTGAGCTTTTCCATTCCATCTGTGAGAATGAGATCCGGATTTCCTCAGATCGAGTTGCTGACACCCCACTGCTGGCACCAAGCCATTGGATTGGTCTAGTCCacaaatcgaagcaaacttcccCGTTTATTATCTGTGATCATGGAActtatcttgattatgatatgtttTCTGTGCTGTCTGGTCAGACAATTGCTTCCATCTCAGTTGTTCTTGATCATGGGGAGCAGGAAGATGTCTGGCAAACATGCATTGATGGATTTCTTGCCATTGCCAAAATTTCAGCCTCCTACAGCTTTGATGATGTATTGGATGATTTAGTAGTATCTCTTTGCAAGTTCACAACTCTTTTGCTTCCATCATATACTGATGAATTTATTGTTACATTTGCCCAAGATAATAAGGCTAGATTGGCCACTTTAGCTGTCTTCACAATAGCAAACAAGTATGGGGACCATATTCGTTCTGGTTGGAAAAACATCGTGGACTGCATTTTGAGCTTGCATAAATTTGGCCTTCTTCCTACCCGTCTTTTTAGTGATGCTGCTGATGACGTGGAGTCTACTTCTGGTGCCGACAAAAGCAAACCTGCTGCAGTTTCCCCATCAGCACCTCATGTGCCTTCATTGGCTCCATCAAGGAAATCATCTGGCTTAATGGGCCGGTTTAGCCAACTGTTATATCTTGATGCAGAAGAACCTGCGCCTCAGCCAAATGAAAAACAGCTTGCCGCCCGTCAGCAGACACTTCAGACTATTCAGAATTGTCACATTGATAATATCTTTGCTGAGAGTAAGTTTTTGCAAGCAGAGTCCCTTTCACAGCTTGTTCGGGCCCTTGTGATGGCTGCGGGCCGACCTCATAAGGGAAATATCTCTCTAGAAGATGAAGAGACTGCAGTATTCTGTCTAGAGTTGCTGATTGCAATCACAATAAACAACCGGGATAGGATAATGCTTCTATGGCAGGTTGTTTACGAGCACATAGCAAGTGTTGTCCAATCAACAACAATGCCTTGTACTTTAGTAGAGAAGGCTGTTTTTGGTCTGCTTCGCATCTGCCAAAGGTTGCTTCCTTACAAGGAAAATCTCACAGATGAGCTTCTCAAGTCACTGCAGCTCGTCTTAAAGCTCGATGCAAGAGTCGCCGATGCTTTTCTTGAACAGATAACCCAGGAGGTGATGCACCTTGTCAAAGCAAATGCTATGCAGATACGATCTCACATGGGCTGGCGGACAATTATATCTCTGCTTTCTATTACAGCTCGGCATCCAGAAGCTTCCGAAGCAGGATTTGAAACACTGTCATTCATCATGGCTGATGGGTCCCACCTATTGCCTGCGAATTACATCCTTTGTTTAAATGCGGCCAGCCACTTTGCTGACTCCCGCATTGGAAATGTTGATCAAGCTCTGAGATCCTTGGACCTGATGGCTGGGTCACTTGTTTGTCttgttagatggtctcacaagacaaAGGATGCTCTGGGTGAAGAGGCTGCTATAAAAATGTCTCAGGATATAACTGAGATGTGGTTGAGGCTGGTACAGGGACTCAGAAAATTTTGTTTGGATTCAAGAGAAGAGGTGCGTGGTCATGCCATCTTGATGTTACAGAGGTGCTTGACAGGAGTTGAGGGGATTCACATTTCAACTGATCTGTGGTTGCAGTGTTTTGATCAGATTATCTTTACCATGCTGGATGAATTTCTGGAACTTGCACCACAAGGTTCTATTAAGGATTACAGGAGCATAGAAGGAGCAATTTTTCTGTCTCTGAAGCTCATGTTCAAAGTGTTTCTACAGTCACTGCAGCATCTCTTACAGTTGGCATCCTTTTGCAAACTTTGGTTAGGGTTATTGGATCATACTGAAAGATGCATGAAGATGAAATTCAAAGGTAGAAGGAGTGAGAAGATCCCAGAACTCGTCCCTGAACTTCTCAAGAACACTCTACTTGTCATGAAAACTAGTGGAATTCTGGTACCAAGTGATCCTGTAGGAGGGGACAGTTTCTGGCAGCTAACGTGGTTGCATGTGCACAAAATATGCCCATCCCTTCAATCCGAAGTTTTCCCTTCTAGTGAATTGGAGCAGTTGCAAAAACAGCACGTCCAAGCTGGATGTAGCCCTCTCTCAGAGGGAAATGTTCTAGTCTCACCTAGTTAA
- the LOC132623196 gene encoding uncharacterized protein LOC132623196 codes for MKRKRQRQSKKTDLKPSKITDLNSDVLKHVMYHVAVSPDGAGNLARTLSVCRMFKELSDDSDILKAVEFDKVKLSGIHESFWQPSGMLCRCLQTGNPTAFNAIRKNAEILNASYQILKTDMFRGKMILMARSRALEIANTRARKKALEDAIDRCTSTFDAVDVQIEKIEQFLEMLMAVLRVMRGGEIAQ; via the exons ATGAAGCGGAAGAGGCAAAGGCAATCTAAAAAAACAGATTTGAAGCCATCTAAAATAACGGATTTGAACTCTGATGTGTTGAAACACGTTATGTATCATGTTGCCGTATCACCTGATGGAGCTGGAAATCTTGCCCGGACTTTATCAGT CTGCAGAATGTTCAAGGAACTTTCTGATGATTCTGACATCTTAAAAGCCGTGGAATTTGATAAGGTTAAGCTTTCTGGTATTCATGAATCATTCTGGCAACCTTCTGGGATGTTATGTAGGTGCTTACAGACAGGAAATCCAACTGCTTTCAATGCAATAAGAAAG AATGCAGAAATATTGAATGCTTCTTATCAGATTCTGAAGACGGACATGTTCCGCGGAAAGATG ATTCTTATGGCAAGAAGCAGAGCTCTTGAAATTGCAAATACCAGGGCAAGAAAGAAGGCTCTTGAAGATGCTATAGAT AGATGCACAAGCACTTTTGATGCTGTTGATGTTCAAATCGAAAAAATTGAGCAGTTTTTAGAGATGTTGATGGCTGTACTCAGAGTAATGAGAGGAGGTGAGATTGCTCAATGA
- the LOC132623856 gene encoding uncharacterized protein LOC132623856 isoform X1 — translation MNISAVAVTRPSCSHHRVNGLMQQGRIRRGIQRNGVLFSSKRQLHESETSRQKYPIFTIKAQQTYDSQITILADMPLFESPHASFDRYMEDKPRVFKVIFPENRGIQRLNEEEWRIRMEPIAFLFLTAWPVVNMRLRCKTKGKEYPSGVPSHTSMVLELKITKWDLEGLTEGRNKPSEFRLTMEGVLYPDRKGTRSRIKGHFNMSLSFAPPPMLALIPPHVHRDVTQSVMKNIAESMEHNVRNNLLADYAKFKKESPKNLSPP, via the exons ATGAACATAAGTGCTGTGGCGGTGACACGTCCCTCATGTTCACATCATCGTGTAAATGGCTTAATGCAGCAAGGCAGAATTAGGAGGGGCATTCAGAGAAATGGAGTGTTATTTTCATCAAAGCGGCAATTGCATGAATCTGAAACAAGCCGGCAAAAATATCCCATTTTTACCATTAAGGCTCAGCAGACTTACGATTCACAAATCACCATTCTAGCCGATATGCCTCTCTTTGAATCCCCTCAT GCTTCTTTCGACAGGTACATGGAGGACAAACCAAGAGTTTTCAAAGTTATTTTCCCAGAGAACAGAGGAATTCAACGTCTGAACGAG GAAGAATGGAGAATCCGAATGGAACCGATAGCCTTCTTGTTCCTCACAGCGTGGCCAGTTGTTAACATGAGACTTAGAtgcaaaacaaaaggaaaagaatacCCGTCTGGCGTTCCCTCCCATACCTCTATGGTTCTTGAGCTCAAAATT ACAAAATGGGATCTAGAAGGGCTAACAGAGGGGAGAAATAAGCCATCAGAATTCAGGCTTACTATGGAGGGAGTACTTTACCCTGATAGAAAAGGAACAAGAAGCAGAATCAAAGGTCATTTCAATATGAGCCTTAGCTTCGCTCCACCTCCCATGCTTGCTTTGATCCCTCCACATGTTCACCGGGATGTCACACAGTCG GTCATGAAGAATATAGCGGAGAGCATGGAGCATAATGTAAGAAATAATTTGCTCGCGGATTACGCAAAATTCAAGAAGGAAAGCCCCAAAAATTTGTCTCCACCATAA
- the LOC132623856 gene encoding uncharacterized protein LOC132623856 isoform X2, with amino-acid sequence MNISAVAVTRPSCSHHRVNGLMQQGRIRRGIQRNGVLFSSKRQLHESETSRQKYPIFTIKAQQTYDSQITILADMPLFESPHASFDRYMEDKPRVFKVIFPENRGIQRLNETKWDLEGLTEGRNKPSEFRLTMEGVLYPDRKGTRSRIKGHFNMSLSFAPPPMLALIPPHVHRDVTQSVMKNIAESMEHNVRNNLLADYAKFKKESPKNLSPP; translated from the exons ATGAACATAAGTGCTGTGGCGGTGACACGTCCCTCATGTTCACATCATCGTGTAAATGGCTTAATGCAGCAAGGCAGAATTAGGAGGGGCATTCAGAGAAATGGAGTGTTATTTTCATCAAAGCGGCAATTGCATGAATCTGAAACAAGCCGGCAAAAATATCCCATTTTTACCATTAAGGCTCAGCAGACTTACGATTCACAAATCACCATTCTAGCCGATATGCCTCTCTTTGAATCCCCTCAT GCTTCTTTCGACAGGTACATGGAGGACAAACCAAGAGTTTTCAAAGTTATTTTCCCAGAGAACAGAGGAATTCAACGTCTGAACGAG ACAAAATGGGATCTAGAAGGGCTAACAGAGGGGAGAAATAAGCCATCAGAATTCAGGCTTACTATGGAGGGAGTACTTTACCCTGATAGAAAAGGAACAAGAAGCAGAATCAAAGGTCATTTCAATATGAGCCTTAGCTTCGCTCCACCTCCCATGCTTGCTTTGATCCCTCCACATGTTCACCGGGATGTCACACAGTCG GTCATGAAGAATATAGCGGAGAGCATGGAGCATAATGTAAGAAATAATTTGCTCGCGGATTACGCAAAATTCAAGAAGGAAAGCCCCAAAAATTTGTCTCCACCATAA